A genomic region of Caulobacter vibrioides contains the following coding sequences:
- the pgeF gene encoding peptidoglycan editing factor PgeF has translation MKTPSLPTVQSPLLSSLPGVKHAFFTRQGGVSKGIYDSLNVGRGSQDEPADVEENRARIARWFGGGPQDLNVCYQIHSTIAIVADGSWGDARPEGDAVVSKTPGVICGAMAADCAPVLLVDPEARIVAAAHAGWRGALDGVVQATVDRMVALGANPANITGVVGPCIGPKSYEVGLEFLHRFEADCPGSGRFFKPGASEDKRFFDLPAFVLDRLATAGVERREWVGRDTRAEDEWFFSNRRAFLNNDGDYGRLLSAIMLEA, from the coding sequence ATGAAGACGCCGAGCCTGCCCACCGTCCAGTCGCCGCTGCTGTCCAGCCTGCCGGGCGTCAAGCACGCCTTCTTCACTCGCCAGGGCGGGGTCTCGAAAGGCATCTATGACAGCCTGAACGTGGGGCGGGGCAGCCAGGACGAGCCGGCCGATGTCGAGGAGAACCGCGCCCGCATCGCGCGCTGGTTCGGCGGCGGGCCGCAAGATCTGAACGTCTGCTACCAGATCCACTCGACCATCGCGATCGTCGCCGATGGCTCGTGGGGCGACGCGCGGCCCGAGGGCGACGCGGTGGTCAGCAAGACGCCCGGCGTGATCTGCGGCGCGATGGCGGCCGATTGCGCGCCGGTGCTGCTGGTCGATCCCGAGGCGCGGATCGTGGCGGCCGCCCATGCCGGCTGGCGCGGCGCCCTGGATGGCGTCGTCCAGGCGACGGTCGACCGCATGGTCGCGCTGGGCGCCAACCCAGCGAACATCACCGGCGTGGTCGGCCCCTGCATCGGGCCGAAATCCTACGAGGTGGGGCTGGAGTTCCTGCATCGCTTCGAAGCCGACTGCCCAGGCTCGGGGCGGTTCTTCAAGCCCGGCGCAAGCGAAGACAAGCGCTTCTTCGACCTGCCCGCCTTCGTGCTGGACCGCCTGGCGACGGCCGGCGTCGAGCGCCGCGAATGGGTGGGCCGCGACACCCGCGCCGAGGACGAATGGTTCTTCTCCAACCGTCGCGCCTTCCTCAACAACGACGGCGACTACGGCCGCCTGCTGTCGGCGATCATGCTGGAGGCGTAA
- a CDS encoding ribose-phosphate pyrophosphokinase, whose amino-acid sequence MKLLSGNSNRPLSQAIAEYLDMPLTRAQVRRFADLEVFVTIDENVRGEDVFVIQSTSYPANDNLMELLICIDALKRASGKRITAVLPYFGYARQDRKTGGRTPISAKLVANLITRSGADRVLTMDLHAGQIQGFFDIPTDNLLPSRLMAEDIRRNYPMGDDLMVVSPDVGGVVRPRALAKRLDDADLAIVDKRRSGPGQSEVMNIIGDVKDRRCILFDDIADSAGTLCNAAQALMAHGAKSVSAYITHGVLSGAAADRVANSVLTELVVTDSIEASDQAKACPKIRYVSCAPLIGEAIRRIANEESVSKLFD is encoded by the coding sequence ATGAAGCTGCTGTCCGGCAACTCCAACCGCCCGCTGTCCCAGGCGATCGCGGAATATCTCGACATGCCGCTGACCCGCGCCCAGGTGCGCCGGTTCGCTGACCTCGAGGTGTTCGTCACCATCGACGAGAACGTGCGGGGCGAGGACGTCTTCGTCATCCAGTCGACCAGCTATCCGGCCAACGACAACCTGATGGAGCTCCTGATCTGCATCGACGCCCTCAAGCGCGCGTCGGGCAAGCGGATCACCGCGGTGCTGCCCTATTTCGGCTACGCCCGTCAGGACCGTAAGACCGGTGGCCGCACGCCGATCTCGGCCAAGCTGGTGGCCAACCTGATCACCCGCTCGGGCGCTGACCGCGTGCTGACGATGGACCTGCACGCCGGCCAGATCCAAGGCTTCTTCGACATCCCGACCGACAACCTGCTGCCCTCGCGCCTGATGGCCGAGGACATTCGCCGGAATTATCCGATGGGCGATGACCTGATGGTCGTCTCGCCGGACGTCGGCGGCGTGGTGCGCCCTCGCGCCCTGGCCAAGCGCCTAGACGACGCCGACCTCGCCATCGTCGACAAGCGCCGCTCGGGCCCGGGTCAATCGGAAGTCATGAACATCATCGGCGACGTCAAGGATCGCCGCTGCATCCTGTTCGACGACATCGCCGACTCGGCCGGCACCCTGTGCAACGCCGCCCAGGCCCTGATGGCCCACGGCGCCAAGTCGGTCAGCGCCTACATCACCCACGGCGTGCTCTCGGGCGCGGCGGCCGACCGTGTCGCCAATTCGGTGCTCACGGAGCTGGTCGTGACCGACTCGATCGAAGCCTCCGACCAGGCCAAGGCCTGCCCCAAGATCCGCTACGTCTCGTGCGCCCCCCTGATCGGCGAGGCCATCCGCCGGATCGCCAACGAAGAGTCGGTGTCCAAGCTGTTCGACTAG
- a CDS encoding 50S ribosomal protein L25/general stress protein Ctc, with product MVEIILNVEVRDGAGTGNARATRRAGKVPGVLYGGGKAPVNIAVKANEFRKSLYTGKLLGHLVTLQYGEEKQSVIAKAVQFHPVTDEPVHFDLYRVDEHQLIKIEVPVHFKNHETSVGLKKGGTLEIIRHTVELACPADKIPEELVIDLAGHDIGDVIRISEVKLPEGVKPAMDRDFVIANVKASSAAQSDAGDTTA from the coding sequence ATGGTTGAGATCATCCTGAACGTGGAAGTCCGCGACGGCGCCGGCACCGGCAATGCGCGCGCCACCCGTCGCGCCGGCAAGGTCCCGGGCGTCCTGTACGGCGGCGGCAAGGCTCCGGTGAACATCGCCGTGAAGGCCAACGAATTCCGCAAGTCGCTGTACACCGGCAAGCTGCTGGGCCACCTGGTGACGCTGCAGTACGGCGAAGAAAAGCAATCGGTCATCGCCAAGGCCGTGCAATTCCACCCCGTCACCGACGAGCCGGTCCACTTCGACCTATACCGCGTCGACGAGCACCAGCTGATCAAGATCGAAGTGCCGGTGCACTTCAAGAACCACGAAACCTCGGTCGGCCTGAAGAAGGGCGGCACGCTGGAAATCATCCGTCACACCGTCGAGCTGGCCTGCCCGGCCGACAAGATCCCCGAGGAACTGGTCATCGACCTGGCCGGTCACGACATCGGCGACGTCATCCGCATCTCGGAAGTGAAGCTGCCGGAAGGCGTGAAGCCGGCCATGGACCGCGACTTCGTGATCGCCAACGTCAAGGCTTCGTCGGCCGCTCAATCGGACGCCGGCGACACGACCGCTTAA
- the pth gene encoding aminoacyl-tRNA hydrolase, with protein sequence MLILAGLGNPEPKYEKNRHNVGFMAVDALARKWGTAPWRARFQGLACEGQVSTPDGLIKLLLLKPKTYYNESGRAVGEAMKFFKLQPADVIVFHDEIDMAPGRFRMKSGGGAAGNNGIRSVTSQVGDAFRRGRIGVGHPGHKDAVMHYVLGDFHKVEHQWLDPMLDAIADALPFAAVGDDERYQAEVMRLAPAPKADPRKPAKDD encoded by the coding sequence ATGCTGATCCTCGCCGGCCTGGGCAATCCCGAGCCCAAGTACGAGAAGAACCGCCACAATGTCGGCTTCATGGCCGTGGACGCCCTGGCGCGAAAGTGGGGCACGGCGCCCTGGCGCGCGCGCTTCCAGGGCCTCGCCTGTGAGGGACAGGTCTCCACCCCGGACGGCCTAATCAAGCTGCTGCTGCTCAAGCCCAAGACCTATTACAACGAAAGCGGCCGCGCGGTGGGCGAGGCCATGAAGTTCTTCAAGCTGCAACCCGCCGACGTCATCGTCTTCCACGACGAGATCGACATGGCGCCGGGCCGCTTCCGCATGAAGTCGGGCGGCGGGGCGGCGGGCAACAACGGCATCCGCTCGGTAACCAGCCAGGTCGGCGACGCCTTCCGCCGGGGCCGTATCGGCGTGGGCCATCCGGGCCACAAGGATGCGGTCATGCACTACGTGCTGGGCGACTTTCACAAGGTCGAGCACCAGTGGCTGGACCCGATGCTGGACGCCATCGCCGACGCTTTGCCCTTCGCCGCCGTCGGCGACGACGAACGCTACCAGGCCGAGGTCATGCGCCTGGCCCCCGCGCCCAAGGCCGACCCGCGCAAGCCCGCCAAGGACGACTGA
- a CDS encoding tetratricopeptide repeat protein produces MFSLPLPLLGLSLLFSIALCVHVVRTHREMYWLWIILLFQPVGGVVYLAAVILPELLGGRAAQQVGAAARQALDPQREYREAAKAVEDAPTVANRVRLAVAATELGKHAEAEALYAESLAGLYADDPQLLLGRANALIELDRPAEALPLLEKLGETPNAGRTPHTLLALGRVYQALGREEQAETALSWAADNFPGFEGIARYTVFLARQGRQDEAREKLAEIDKRLAKTHAHFRKEAKGWRDFAAGAVN; encoded by the coding sequence ATGTTCTCGCTGCCGCTGCCCCTGCTGGGCCTGTCGCTGCTGTTCTCGATCGCCCTTTGCGTCCACGTCGTGCGGACGCATCGCGAGATGTACTGGCTCTGGATCATCCTGCTGTTCCAGCCGGTGGGCGGCGTGGTCTATCTGGCCGCCGTGATCCTGCCCGAGCTGCTGGGCGGGCGCGCCGCCCAGCAGGTGGGCGCCGCCGCGCGCCAGGCGCTGGACCCGCAGCGCGAGTACCGCGAGGCCGCCAAGGCGGTTGAAGACGCGCCGACGGTGGCCAACCGCGTCCGCTTGGCCGTCGCCGCGACGGAGTTGGGCAAGCACGCTGAGGCCGAAGCGCTCTACGCCGAAAGCCTCGCGGGCCTCTACGCCGATGATCCGCAGCTGCTGCTGGGCCGCGCCAACGCCCTGATCGAGCTCGATCGCCCCGCCGAGGCGTTGCCGCTCCTGGAGAAGCTGGGCGAAACGCCGAACGCCGGCCGCACGCCGCACACCCTGCTGGCGCTCGGTCGCGTCTACCAGGCCCTGGGCCGCGAGGAGCAGGCCGAGACGGCGCTCAGCTGGGCGGCCGACAACTTTCCCGGCTTCGAAGGCATCGCCCGCTACACGGTGTTTCTCGCCCGCCAAGGACGGCAGGACGAGGCGCGGGAAAAGCTGGCCGAGATCGACAAGCGCCTGGCCAAGACCCACGCCCACTTCCGCAAGGAGGCCAAGGGCTGGCGCGACTTCGCGGCTGGGGCGGTCAACTGA